Proteins co-encoded in one Azospirillum brasilense genomic window:
- a CDS encoding flavin reductase family protein: protein MTIDSRAFRNALGCFATGIAVVTTVAPDGEPIGVTVNSFSSVSLDPPLVQFCLGRAAMSFEAFTTAPSFAVNILAEGQAELSNRFSRRDLQERWDGVGVERWDSGVPILTGCLATLECDREHVYDGGDHVIIVGRVRRLSGSEDGKPLLYFRGSYAQLP from the coding sequence ATGACCATCGATTCTCGGGCTTTCCGCAACGCCCTCGGATGCTTCGCCACCGGCATCGCCGTGGTCACCACCGTCGCCCCGGACGGCGAGCCGATCGGCGTGACCGTGAACTCCTTCTCGTCGGTGTCGCTCGACCCGCCGCTGGTGCAGTTCTGTCTGGGCCGGGCGGCCATGTCGTTCGAGGCTTTCACCACCGCACCGTCCTTCGCGGTGAACATCCTGGCCGAAGGGCAGGCGGAGCTGTCCAACCGCTTCTCGCGCCGCGACCTGCAGGAGCGCTGGGACGGGGTGGGGGTGGAGCGCTGGGACAGCGGCGTGCCGATCCTCACCGGCTGCCTCGCCACCCTGGAGTGCGACCGGGAGCATGTCTATGACGGCGGCGACCACGTCATCATCGTGGGCCGCGTCCGTCGCCTGTCCGGCAGCGAGGACGGGAAGCCGCTGCTCTACTTCCGCGGCTCCTACGCGCAGCTGCCCTGA